In Hoplias malabaricus isolate fHopMal1 unplaced genomic scaffold, fHopMal1.hap1 scaffold_183, whole genome shotgun sequence, the genomic stretch gtttacagatgtatattgttttgtttacagtgtgtagtgtgattgttgttgttgtttacagatgtatcttttattgtttacagtgtgtggtgtggttgttgttgttgtttacagatgtatattgtattgtttacagagtgtggtgtgatttgttgttgttgtttacagatGTGTGCATCAGTGGATGACAGACCCCAGAGGTTGAgggaaatattttattgatgTCTCGTCTGAAAGAGAGTTTCCTGAACAAATGAAACACTGTGTCAGTCAAAACAAAGCTCCTCCTCctactcttcctctctcttcttgTTTCATCCTCTTCATCCTGAGCTCGGGGTCGTCCTGTGCTTTTTAGGGTTCTGAGAAAGATCGAATGATAAAAAGTAAAGAGTTAAACAGTTTTAAGCGTATTACAGCTTCTGTGTCTGGTGTtaaagctctccctgaaacctttactcagcaaattaagagattttaattcaaaactcatcaaaactacactgagatacTGTAACAAAGTAAAAAGGATTGTTTTTCTGGAGCCTGTTTCTAAAACCACACATTTATCTCCTTcacaaaaatacaacaaagtGCTAATATTTTAACTTTACTGTTGTGATTTCATTTGTAATCAATAGACACTAATAAGGCTTCAGTCTAAAGAAGGGACAGTGGGATTAATTGTGCAGTTAATTAGTTAATTCATTTCTCGATGGACAGCCCTAATGTCCTGTATATACACGGCTGGTTGGAGCGGTGTGGTGATGTCCTTACGTCTGCAGGTGGGTTTCCTGGACCAGGTGCCGCTCGCTTCACACTCCACCTCCATGGGTCCTTCCAGAACGAAGGGCTTTATGCAGCCgtacctcactctctctttataGCCGTACTCCCTCTGCTCGGCGAAGGACAGGAAGCCGTTCTCGATGTCGCTCGGCACTGGACACATCACCACTGGACgacaaacacacatcaaacaGATGTTTAGGGTgattttgttttcactgtttaCAATTTTCTATGAGGGTCCAGGTCCACActgtccatctgtctgtctatctgttcatctgtctttctgtctgcctgtctctgtTAAAATCtgcactctgtctgtctgtctgtgttagTATCTgtattctgtctgtctgtctgtctgtgtgtctctgtttatgtctgcacactgtctgtctgtctgcgtgtgtctgtgtttacatctgcacactgtctgtctgtctgcgtgtgtctgtgtttacatctgcgcactgtctgtctgtctgcatgtgtctgtgtttacatctgcgcactgtctgtctgtctgcgtgtgtctgtgtttatatctgcgcactgtctgtctgtctgcgtgtgtctgtgtttacgtCTGCACagggtctgtctgtctgcatgtgtctgtgtttacatctggacactgtctgtctgtctgcatgtgtctgtgtttacatctgcgcactgtctgtctgtctgcatgtgtctgtgtttatatctgcgcactgtctgtctgtctgcgtgtgtctgtgtttacgcccacacactgtctgtctgcgtgtgtctgttTTTACGTCTGCACagggtctgtctgtctgcgtgtgtctgcGTTTACATCTGCACACTGTCTGTatgtctgcgtgtgtctgtgtttacatctgCACAAGGTttgtctgtctgcgtgtgtctgcGTTTACATCTGCAcactgtctgcgtgtgtctctgtTTACGTCTGCACACTGTCTGTatgtctgcgtgtgtctgttTTTACGTCTGCACAGGGTCTGTatgtctgcgtgtgtctgtgtttacatctgCACAAGGTttgtctgtctgcgtgtgtctgcGTTTACATCTGCAcactgtctgcgtgtgtctctgtTTACGTCTGCACACTGTCTGTatgtctgcgtgtgtctgtgtttgcatctgcacactgtctgtatgtctgcgtgtgtctgtgtttgcatctgcacactgtctgcgtgtgtctgtgttcacacCCGCACACTGTCTGtctgcatgtgtctgtgttcacGCCCGCACActgtctgtctgcgtgtgtctgtgttcacgCCCGCACActgtctgtctgcgtgtgtctgtgttcacgCCCGCACActgtctgtctgcgtgtgtctgtgttcacgCCCGCACACTGTCTGtctgcatgtgtctgtgttcacGCCCGCACActgtctgtctgcgtgtgtctgtgttcacgCCCGCACActgtctgtctgcgtgtgtctgtgttcacgCCCGCACActgtctgtctgcgtgtgtctgtttttacgtctgcacactgtctgtctgcatgtgtctgtgtttacttccacacactgtctgtctgtctgtgtgtctgtgtttacatccgcacactgtctgtctgtctgtgtgtctgtgtttacatccgcacactgtctgtctgtctgtgtgtgtctgtttttacgtctgcacactgtctgtctatctgtgtctgtctgtctgtctgtgtttacttccgcacactgtctgtctgtctgtgtgtgtctgtttttacgtctgcacactgtctgtctgtctgtgtgtgtctgtctgtctgtgtttacatccgaacactgtctgtctgtctgtctgtctgcatgtgtctgtgtttacatctgcacactgtctgtctgtctgtgtgtgtctgtgtttacatcgtcacactgtctgtctgtctgtgtgtgtctgtgtttacgtctgcacactgtctgtctgtctgtctgtgtgtgtctgtgtttacgtctgcacactgtctgtctgtctgtgtgtgtctgtgtttacatcctcacactgtgtgtctgtctgtgtgtgtctgtgtttacgtctgcactctgtctgtctgtctgtgtgtgtctgtgtttacatcctcacactgtgtgtctgtctgtgtgtgtctgtgttacgtctgcacactgtctgtctgtctgtgtgtgtctgtgtttacatccggacactgtctgtctgtctgtgtgtgtctgtgtttatattctcacactgtctgtctgtgtgtgtctgtgtttacatctgcacactgtctgtctgtctgcgtgtgtgtatgtttacatccgcacactgtctgtctgtctgcgtgtgtctatGTTTACATCCgcacactgtctgtctgtctgcgtgtgtctgtgtttacgtccgcacactgtctgtctgtctgcgtgtgtctgtgtttacatccgcacactgtctgtctgtctgcgtgtgtctgtgtttacgtCCGCacactgtctgtcagtctgcgTGTGTCTATGTTTACATCCgcacactctctgtctgtctgcgtgTCAGTGTTTACGTCCgcacactgtctgtctgtctgtgtgtgtctatgattacatccacacactgtctgtctgtctgcgtgtgtctgtgtttacgtCCGCACACTGTTTGTCAGTCTGCGTGTGTCTATGATTACATCCgcacactgtctgtctgtctgcgtgtgtctgtgtttacgtctgcacactgtctgtcagtctgcgTGTGTCTATGTTTACATCCgcacactgtctgtctgtctgtgtgtgtctgtgtttacgcccacacactgtctgtctgcgtgtgtctgttTTTACGTCTGCACagggtctgtctgtctgcgtgtgtctatGTTTACGTCTgcacactgtctgtctgtctgcgtgtgtctatGTTTACATTCgcacactgtctgtctgtccgcgtgtctgtgtttacgtccgcacactgtctgtctgtttgcatgtgtttatgtttacttccgcacactgtctgtctgtctgcgtgtgtctatGTTTACGTCTGCAcactgtttgtctgtctgcgtgtgtctatGTTTACATCCGCacactgtgtgtctgtctgtgtgtgtctgtgtttacgtctgcacactgtctgtctgtctgttcgcGTGTCTATGTTTACGTCTgcacactgtctgtctgtctgcgcGTGTCTGTGTTTACGTCTGCATGCGGGGGGCCGTGTCCAGAACCCGTCTGAGCCACAGATTGCTCTTTTCTCTCCGACGAGAACCATCGGAGGGAGACACTCGTACATTCCCCCGAAGCCGTACTCCACCACACTGCCTTTAAATGCTCGGTCGTACACAATCTTCGCGAATGGAGGGATGTCAGGGAGGCCACACATAACAGCTGGAGGagcagcacacagacacacaacatcTGCATCAGACTGTGATACTGGAACCAGCTAAATGTCCTGTTCTGCTACTGTAACTCTACCTAATGATGTTTTTGTCCAGGCACTTTTATAGATGTGAACACATAAATACCTTCAATTACTGGATCATTTTAATTATCATGTGATAATTGGTACAGAAAGAAATTCAGAATGCCTTcgtgtgagttattctcagcagaAACCCACGTTTGCACTCAGGAGGGGGGTTGCTCCACTGCCCAGTGTGTAAACACTCGCTGGACTCATTTCCATGCAGAACAAACCTggacaaaaaaaacaccagcgTTAACTTTAAACTAcactgttatactgacacctagtggtctggatTTGTAGCAAACCTATCTTACACATTGCTGCCCCCATGTGGAggacccgctctatggagcatGAACAGGTTTATTCAGGAACAGCAAAGTATTTGGATTCTTCACTAAGTGTTGAGTTGCATCAACTAATTTTTGGTCCTTAAAAGGGCTGACTGTAGCTTTAatttaatatcattcattcattcattcattcattcattcattcattcatctcctgtaagaatttcatcctgttcagggtcatggcaTGTCAGACTGTAGCTTTAatttaatatcattcattcattcattcattcattcattcattcattcattcattcattcgttcattcattcatctcctgtaagagtttcatcctgttcagggtcatggcaTGTCAGACTGTagctttaatttaatattattcattcattcatccattcattcattcattcattcattcattcattcattcattcattcattcatttcctgtaagAGTTTCATCCTATTCAGGGTCATGGCATGTCAGACTGTagctttaatttaatattattcattcatttattcattcattcattcattcattcattcatctcctgtaAGAGTTTCATCCTGTTCATGGTCATGGCGTGTCCAGCCATGGCGTgaccacaccctggacagagcaccgTTCCACTCTACTCCACTTACCAAtgagtgtgtttggactgtaaaatgaagcacctggaggaaacctacagaggcacagggagaacacaccacactcttcacataGTGACCCGAGCAGACATTccaacccacgaccctgagaccCTGGTCTGGTGCGGcagtgacaccacctgcagCGCCACTGAGACACCCTTCATTCTGGATTAATATAAGGATCAAGACCAGAGTCAAACTGGGATTTAGGCTGCGTTCACATTACCAGGCCGAGCACTGACAGTTCACATTCATAAACGTAAGTGACCTGTTTCTGTAATGTGAACGAATCTGTCTCTGAAACGGATTCCCACAAGTTGCCTGCTTCACCAGCAACACCAAATCTGacctgttcacacagccctTAAACAAATCTGGTCTGAGTCACAATGTGAACACAGCCTTACATATGATATAGATCAGGTATACGATTCATGTGCACACGACACGAATGTGAACAGTCAGATCCGAGTTCATGAGCCTGAGCACATGCGTTTAGTGCTGTGTCGTCAGCCAGCACCAGCTGCGACGGCAGGCTGTGTCTCAAACGACTCTGTGCTTCCTGTAAAGTGCACTGTCTGGGTGAAGAAACTATGGCTTCTACATCAAAACAAAGCACTGACTCTTAGAAAAGGATCGTGATCTGAATATAAACGGGTTTGTGGGAGATTACACAGTGCTTGGTCGAAGGACTTACATCGTGCACTACACAGGGTTTAGGGCCCCATTTGGGACGGAGCCATGTAAAAGTGTTAAGGCTGTTTCAAGGACAGATTTGTTCCcattacagacagatacaggTTGTAGGTTGGTCCCTAAGATGAcactgtgttttgttgttgttgtttgtttacttcAAAAGCAGAAAAGTTTACCCTTCGTCGCAGGAGAACCTGATGATGCTCTGGTAGACGATGTTGTTGAAATGAACCTTCCCGTTCTCTGGGGGGTCCAGCGCCGGACATCTCCTCGCTGTGTGAGGAATCATAAAAGATAGATGCTGTTGATTGTTATAATGAGGGGCGCAGTTGATCAAAGCGGCAGGTAAACAACACTTTATATGATGTACAAACTAAACACCAACAGAAGCAACTGGTGAATCAGTGATGCACGGGGCACTGGGACATTtgtgtgaggatctgatggcactgGGCCATGAGAGTGTTAGTGAACTCTAGGCCTGTCATAAGGGTTCTTTTTTGTAATCTTTCGCAAAAACTTTGTTATGAACTATATacagatatttattcattcattcattatctgtaaccgcttatccagttcagggtctacctggaatcattgggcgcaaagcggaaatacaccctggagggggcgccagtccttcacaggacaacacattcacacattcactcacacctacggacactttagagtcgccaatccacccaccaacatgtgtttttggattgtgggaggaaaccggagcacccggaggaagcccacgcagacacagagagaacacaccacactcctcacagacactcacccggaggaaacccacgcagacacagagagagcacaccacactcctcacagacagtcacccgaaggaaacccacgcagacacagggagaacacaacacactcctcacagacagtcacccggaggaaacccacacagacacagagagaacacaccacactcctcacagacactcagccggaggaaacccacgcagacacagagagagcacaccacactccacacagatagtcacccggaggaaacccacgcagacacagagagagcacaccacactcctcacagacactcacccggaggaaacccacgcagacacagggagaacacaccacactcctcacagacagtcacccggaggaaacccacgcagacacagggagaacacaccacactcctcacagacagtcacccggaggaaacccacgcagacacagggagaacacaccacactcctcacagacagtcacccggaggaaacccacgcagacacagagagaacacaccacactcctcacagacactcacccagaggaaacccacacagacacagggagaacacaccacactcctcacagacactcacccagaggaaacccacacggacacagggagaacacaccacactcctcacagacagtcacccggaggaaacccacgcagacacggggagaacacaccacactcctcacagacagtcacccggaggaaacccacacagacacagagagaacacaccacactcctcacagacagtcacccggaggaaacccacgcagacacagagagaacacaccacactcctcacagacaatcactcgccCTATGTACAGatacaaaataaagaaataaaacataaatataataaagccactgaatttaaataaatacacataacGGCTCCAGAACGGAGACCAGAGAAAACCCGAGAACAGAACGAAGCGAGCGGCTGAAATCCTGGAGACGTTcttattacattattatgtaAACAACCACGTCTGATTGCATAAGGCCCTTCCACTCGgctctgaaaatgatccacTGTTTGTTTTAATTAGAGGTTGAAATCTCACTTCCTACAtgcagcatgtgtgtgtttaataactCACGTGAGCACTTCAGTTCACGCGCGGTCCACTCTCCGTTGGATTTGCAGACCATTCTGCGTGAGCCTCCAGTGGCTTTGTAGCCTTGACTACAGGTGAGAAATATCTCTGTCCCAGGCTGGAAAAACATCTGCCCACCAGCAATCTCCGAACCATCCTGAGGTGGGGGGCGGTTACATActggctcacacacacacacacacacacacacacacacacacatcatcatcatcatcatcatcatcatcattaccaTTATCATAATCACATTGTTACCCTTCTGGAAAGAGTGTATGTAAAGTGTAAACTTagggcacttttccactttgaGGTCCCTACTCAACCTGCCTCAGCACAGCTCTACACGATTTTCAGTCCCTGGTAGCACTAGTACAGACCGGAATGTATCAGGTGTCGtctcaaaaccctgtctctaacggTAACAGcgagctttggaaaccacaacaacggcggcggtaacgttaagcggtgtttactcatggtgtatcggcgtgttgttgttgtttgggactgaacacagctccgtcatcagttcagacagatcagtagagtttgttccttccttgttgcagcgtccagctctcgctggattctttcgtcggccaccgatccaaggagcgtttgaacctcttcaaaagaccacggcgtcattttacgagctgccgtcgtgagtcggataaaaacaaacgtgatctctgccgcagctggagattttacagatggagagttggtgctggtcgtctgcgttgcgtggcgtagagtgacgactctctctggacgatcagcgctctgcaaggttcacacgccacggtttagtccctactcgactcgctctgaaccacgagagaacagccactaaacaagaacccgcttccagaaccaggacctgattcacctggtggaggaggaggaaagcctagttgagtcgagtagggaccatgcagtggaaaagtgctacGCTTGTAACTGtaggcttccactagagggcagaccagagaaagacACAGGAAATTGTAGATTTGGCTCTGCCACAGCCTTCTTCAAAGAAGCGTACGTGTAGCATTTACAGCAGGAAGGTTTACATATGATTTACCAAGCAGTGAATAATATGAAATGTTAATGACTTTTGGATTACAGCACTTTAGCTTCACGATGAATAAACATTAACACGGTGTAACTACGACAGTGAATCAACAGACACAGGACCAACACTGTTCGGGTACTTTACCGTTCTCTGGGGAGACGGATGTGAACAGCCCCgtgacacacagcagcagcagctggagAACTGGCCTCATCCTCgcagagtgagtgggtgagcgagagagagagagtgtgtgtgagagagatgatAACACagaggaagagtgtgtgtgtgtgtgtgagacaggcagcagtgtgtttgtggtttGTTATTGCAAGCTGCAAGATCCGTGCTCTCCTGCTTGTGGAAGTCTGCAAGAAATGAGAGCAGAAgatagagagaatgagagagagggagggagggagggagggagagagagagagagatgaagcaACAGCGTAATTTACCAGCACTCTAAATGACCTatgacctttttttttcaactgaAACACAGCCAATGTTCAAACACAGATCTCACAGAAACAAAACCTCACATCTCCATTAACTTCATTTACAGCAGAAGCATGAAACTTTCTTAACTTTTAACGGAAGGTcgtgtgttttatgtttgttccGACTCACCGTTGTCTGTGGGTCCAAACGTCCAGGTCTAGCTCTGTGTAAACAGCAGCTGGTGTTTTATATACAGCACAGTGCAGTGCAGGATAAAATAATGATTGAAAtactttattattgttattatatttattattacgtACTATTGGGAAAAGGTCAAATCAGGTCAAATGAAAACTAAAAAACATCAATTCTGATCCCAAAGGTCACCCACAGGCTTtgtgtttgttcagtgttgAAAAGTaacttttattctctctctctctctctctctctctctctctctctctctctgtcgttctctctctctctctctctctctctctctctctctttcttctctctctctctctctctctctctctctctctctctatctctctctctctctctctctctctctcacacacacacacacatacaaacacacacacacacacacacaaacacacacacacacacacacaaacacacacacacacacaaacacacacaaacacacacacacacacaaacacacacaaacacacacacacacacaaacacacacacacacacacacatatacatataaagaaacacacacacacacacacagacacacacagacacacacgcacacacacacacatgcacacacacacatgcacacacacacacacacacacacatatacatataaagaaacacacacacacacacacacacacacacacacacacacacagggtcagtTCTCTTCAGAAGTATTTTGCCGGAAGGAAGGGAGGTGATGGTGATAATGCAGTGACTCAGTGACAGACTGaaatctctgttttgtttatcaCTCAGAGCAGTGTCTGAAATTCAGCACTTTATTttcactgagtgagtgagtgagtgagtgagtgagtgagtgagtgaatgaatgtatagatatgaatgagtgagtgtgtgaaattgtgggTATGAATTAGTGAGTGTGTTAATATATggatatgaatgagtgagtgtgtgtgagtgaatgtatagatattaatgagaaagtgtctgaatgagtgagtgagtgaatgtatggatatgaatgagtgtgtgtgtgagtgagtgtattgaTATtaaagagaaagtgtgtgaatgaatgagtgagtgagtgaatgtatggatatgaatgagtgtgtgtgtgtgagtgaatgtactggtaaagagagtgtgtgaatgagtgagtgaattcatagatatgagtgagtgagtcaatGTATggatatgaatgagtgaatatatgGATGTGaatgagggagtgagtgtgcgagtgatcATATggatatgaatgagtgagtgagcgagtgagtgtgtgtctgatattatttaatttactttagaTGCAAAACACTTCATGAAACTgggtcactcactcactaattcacacacacactcactcactcactcactcaatcactaattcacacacacactcacttacttaTTCACTTGCTCTGCATCAGAGATATTGTGGTTTATTCTAAGCACCTTAACATAGCCTTGATTAGTTTAACTCAAGCCCAAATTAGTTTAACTCAAGCCCAAATTAGTTTAACTCAAGCCCAAATTAGTTTAATTCAAGCCTAGATTAGTTTAACTCAAGCCCAGATTAAGTTTAACTCAAGCCTAGATTATTTTAACTCAAGCCCAGATTAGTTTAACTCAAGCCTAGATTATTTTAACTCAAGCCCAGACTAGTTAAGCTCAAGCCCAGATTAGTTTAACTCAAGGCCAGATTAGTCTAATTCAAGCCTAGATTAGTTTAACTCAAGCCTAGATTAGTTTAACTCAAGCCCAGATTAGTTTAACCTAAATCCAGATTAGTTTAACTCAAGCCCAAATTAGTTTAACTCAAGCCTAGATTAGTTTAACTCAAGCCTGGATTACTTTAGCCCAAGCCTAGATTAGTTTAACTCAAGCCCAGATTAAGTTTAACTCAAGCCCAGATTAGTTTAACTCAAGCCTAGATTATTTTAACTCAAGCCCAGACTAGTTAAGCTCAAGCCCAGATTAGTTTAACTCAAGCCCAGATTAGTCTAATTCAAGCCTAGATTAGTTTAACTCAAGCCTAGATTAGTTTAACTCAAGCCCAGATTAGTTTAACCTAAATCCAGATTAGTTTAAC encodes the following:
- the LOC136683967 gene encoding beta-2-glycoprotein 1-like, translating into MRPVLQLLLLCVTGLFTSVSPENVCNRPPPQDGSEIAGGQMFFQPGTEIFLTCSQGYKATGGSRRMVCKSNGEWTARELKCSPRRCPALDPPENGKVHFNNIVYQSIIRFSCDEGFVLHGNESSECLHTGQWSNPPPECKPVMCGLPDIPPFAKIVYDRAFKGSVVEYGFGGMYECLPPMVLVGEKRAICGSDGFWTRPPACRLVMCPVPSDIENGFLSFAEQREYGYKERVRYGCIKPFVLEGPMEVECEASGTWSRKPTCRQP